A region of the Salvia splendens isolate huo1 chromosome 11, SspV2, whole genome shotgun sequence genome:
TAATGTTGTCGCAAGTAATGAAAATAATAGATGAAGAAACGAAGTGGACTCACAAGTTTAATAGTCTTTCAATCCAAGTCTACATTGGAATCAAGAATTGATTATTTTTGCAATAATTATATGTTGCTTTTGATAGAATTATGAAGTGGAGAATCATATTAACGTTAGAGAGAAATTATTAGATAATTAGTTTCGAGTTTTATCTTAAttgcaaaaagaaaaaggagTTATCAAATACTGTATTTTACATAgtaagttttataatagaatgatgGTCATTCGACCCATGTTTATGTTAAATTAGTTGATCACTTAATCGAACAATTGATAAATAgtcattataataatataatttttagaTGATTATGTTAGAGCATAttataattttccaacaattcTTCTCATGCAACTATTAAATTGGCCCGATTAAATTTTATTCTAGGTCGCAATTATATCTACAACGCATGAGCATTTTAACCCAAAGTTACATATTTGTGTATAGGTACATATTAtagttttttttcattttatattagtGTTTTTAGTTAAAAAGGTGGAAAAATTTGTTTGTATGTGGGGTGGGTGGTCAGCTAACAATTATTTGAGTTCAAATGTATTAACTGAACCGGCttcaaagataaaaaaaaaagttgatatTCAACTCAAATATTGACTTCTTTCTCAAGAAATAGACTGATGTTGGATTCACAAAACTGTCCAACAATAACGTTGGATTCAGAAAACATAATTTATGAGGTCGAACCGTATTAGGGAGTAAATAATATCGTTGTTGGAGTAAGATAACAAAGGTTGGTATGGATGAGAGGTGACTTAACAGAAATGAAGAGTTTTGGGTAGAGTTTCGGCCTGCAAGCTTGGTGGGAGCGGCCAAATTTGAAGTTTTTCGGCCCTGATGTGCCAATGTTGGATTAGTCTACTCCCTTATTATACGTGGATCTGTCAAAAACCGGGAATAAGAAAACTAATTGCAAAAATGATCTTCCCCAAAAATCGAATTAAGTGGGAATCATGCATTCCATACCATctaactttaattcaaattatataatcctataaaatagaaatagctAAGTGATCAATTTTGTAATCTTAATAACTTAGTTATATAGGATGTCACCTTCTTGCCAACTATTTTATGTGAtttcattagagcatctccagtgggcggacatcccactaggacatccactaggacatcccaaaaacacctcctgccacgtcactaggacttcccatcccactgccacgtcactaggacatcctctgcacaatccgcccttcccatcgcccttcccactaggacatcccgcaattaaaaaaaatcatacattaacaaataaatcaattaacatttatggaaataaaatttgaccgagaatacgaacgggaaaaattaacaacttcatcggaaataaaattcaacgagccgtatatatagagttaaaaaataataataaaaatgggacgtccgaccggacgtccgactgggcgccacaatggcggacgtccgcccgcccgtcgcgccgacgtccgaggacacccgacgtcctcacgggacgtccgtatccgaccctaaacgccacaatggcggacgtcccggtcgcccgtcgcgacgtccgaccggacgtccgccattggagatgctcttaggtaaATACTGATGCTCAATTAAGGCAATTTTTGTTAGGTGTGGAAATAGTTGGTATTTATGACCATGGTTGACTACCTACTATCTCCATTGCAACCTACAAAAAATATATCTACATAAGCATTTTTTAGAAATAGAATCAACATTTTCCCTTCATTGTAGTGTGCTTTAACTTTACCATTAtatctttttataaattattacaCTTGTGAAAATAGAAACCACAAAATTTTTTAggtatatataataattaaattttcgtACATTTTGACTTCAATTGGACCTTTATTATTCTAGCTGTAACCAACTTGGTCCAGCTGAATAGCACCATAGAACTATATATTGCCTATTGTCTTAATTAATTGTCACTCGGTTACAGTTTGACTTCATTTACATAGAAGCTCAATAACTGTTGGAAATAATTATTggtaaaatcataaaatttagaTTTATTAGAAATCATcccatattattttttattgtaaaattatACTACCTGATTTGGTAGCTAGCAAATGAATCACATGTGAATGTAAATGTCACCAGCGATGAGTGTAACATCATCGTCTATTCATTACGAACACGACATTGTTTGGTTTTGAAAACATCAGCAATATATTATACATGACTATtaaaaattttgttatttttatttagcaCAAATCTaaactttatgatttttttctgataatttacctttttatttgtcatcgattaaataatttttataattttattgtaaTGTCAAAACAaatgaagtactccctccgtcccacataatttgacccagttttccattttgggccgttccacataatttgacccatttcacttttaccatttttgggagtggaccccacattccactaactcattcctactcacatttaattataaaactaatatataaaagtaggactcacattccattaaatttttcaactcacttttcattatatttttaaaacccgtgcccggtcaaagtgtcccaaattatgtgggacggagggagtacaatactACACTACTCAGTAACCGCGTTAATAAATAAAGACGCTTTTTTCCAAATCCACACACACTTACACGTTTTCCCAAAAGATACTGCAttccgacccgacccgacccgacccgacccgacccgacccgagaGAAAACATCGTCTATAAATAAAGGAATACTAGTTTTCTAACTTCAGTCAAACTGAAGGAAAAATCACACAGCTCACACCTTCCTGAAAACGCCTGAATTCACACACTGGCATTTCCTCGAACAAGTCATGGGCAACAAATTCCTCCTCGCTCTCCTCACACTCTCCGCGATTTTCCTCTCGCTCCACGCCGAGGCCGACGGATCGTCCTCCGCCGATCCGGATCCGTCGAGGTCTCTGCTCCAGAATGCGGAGCCGGAGGGAACAGGTGCGGATCCTCCGTTGGAGGCGGAGGCTCCGGCGCCGGCGGAGTGGGAGAGCAGGAAGATCGGGAAGCACCACCACTCGTCGGATGGGTCGGTGGCGGGCGGCGGAGTCATCATCGGCGGGCTCGTAACCGTCGCTATCGCCGCGGTTTATTGCTACATTCGAGTCACTAGGAGAAAGCGCAGTGATAATTTGACTTGATTTTTGGTTTTTATTGGGGTGTGGATAGTAGATTAGGGATTTATTGTAGATGGTGATTTTGAGGAGATCAGAATGAGTTACTTATTTCGTAGACGACGATTGTGAGGGAATTTAGCTTAGCTGTGGGATTAGTTTTGTTACATTGAATTGTGGATAGTAGATTAGGGATTTATTTTTGCTTGAATTAGCTTTGTTACATtgaattgatttatttatttttttgtgaatgagtcatttttttattattttacttatGCTTTTATTTTCCCTGTATAAATGTAATTTTTAGATTACCTTATACCATGAAAATAGAACAACTCATGCTTGAATTTTTATTTGCATTTGTTAAATTAggagtaagagagaatgaaaaaaaaatgaatatagaACAACTCATGCTTAAATTTTTATTTGCAATTGTTAAATTATGAGTAGGAGGGaatgaaaaaaaagtgaaaattttATAAGATCAATTCTAATGGAaagaataaatattaaaatgagactattttcaGGGATGtttgaaatatactaaaagaactATCTCCATCTGCGAATATATACACATATTTTCTCTTTAGTCCAACTTTTATTATACTAGTGtcaacacccgtgctatgcacgggacataagatttttaaattatgtgtaaataaagataaaagagtATGAGTTGGTTAGAATAAAAGATtagtagtaaaaataaatacataatagaaagagaaagaaaataaaacatgtGCAAATAAAGACAAAAAGTAACAACCGAATAAATGGAACAAAATAAACGGCTGAACAAAATAGGATATACAAAACACcaatagttcataagttttgaaaaacctctttgtaaacaacattaacaGTCGAATCACCCCTGCTATCATCATCCTCATGCTTACAAACCAAAATCTTCAGACCTGCACGACTCGTAACTCTAGATATATCAACATACAATTGTCCATGAATGAGGACTGGCTTTCGTAAGAATACTATAATGATGTTTAAAGTTAAGAATATGTGTTACTTACAATAAGTATTAATAATactaagaaaaattaaaaatattataaacaattaaaaacattataaacaataacaaaaagagaaatgtaCTTCTCTGACatgagtggagtaaaataaaataaaataaatgacaaagaAATGAATAAGGATTAAAGAGTATGAGTTaactaaaataagataattaagtAGAAATAAGAAATAATATCATGTCatctttaactatttattacttctataattctattatttttttaaaacacgtTCGAAAAAGAAACATGTCATCTTAGTCGGGATGGAGGTAAAACTTGATGGGTTGCTCATTCTTTTTTGAGTTTGTGGTTTTGAGTATCTATTTGCATATTGCAACTTGCATATTATTGCTATTACTAATATTACTTTCTAGTTCTTCATAACATGATAACATCTACGCATCTTCAATTTAACTCTAGTTCCTAAATTTTCAAgtgataattttattatttatattgtcaTTTATAATGGTGTGAATTAGTGTGGTTAAATATATGGTTAATAGTAGTTTATgaatcatgaaaaaaaaatacgaaAGTTTTTGTCATAAACTAATCTTTCTTATGAAAGAAATTTTTTATGTACAGTATAACCTTTTGCAATATTTTTAGATTACAAATCTTCAATAGATATTCACGGAGTTCTTTGAAGTGAGGCACATTATAATTTTTTGTATCTTACCTTTTGCAATATATTTTTCTTAGCTATTcatctttaatttaataaaatatactgtATAAATTATTTAGTATTTGTACTTGGACATGCAAAACGAATTCGTATGAGTACGCTCCTAAACCCTATGCTTCCTATACCTCTAAATATGGCTCAAACAAAGAACCCATCATCTAAATAGAagtaaaacaattaaataatttttagccTAAACAATGAGCCCAACAACTAAATAGAAGTGAAACCCTACtatttcaaaatcatatttCAAATATTAGAGAGGGCAGCGGAGCCTTTGTCACTATCGGTCTCACTGTTCTCGGCTGGCAATGGCGTCGCCGGCCGCCTATCGTTCTTCTTTCTTTCCTTCTAGCGGTTCCACCTCTCGGCCACCGGCTTGAGGACTCCTCCACGCCACCCAACCGCCATCGCCGGTCACCAACCCCTCTATCTCGTAACTCTCAGGTATTGGGCTTGCCGGTGTGCGAGTCCAACCGCCACCGCCGTCGGCTCTCCTTCTCTTTATTCCGCTTCCGCCGCCGTCAGCCCTCctgcaccgccgccgccgccgtaaCCCATCCTGCATAGCATTCGGCGCCACTTCCTCTTCATCTCTGGCATCTCTCTCGTCGCCTCACCCGCCAGCTGTCGCCGGATTCCAAGCAGAACCACACTTGCTATACTGCAATCACTAAATCAGTCCACAAAATGCAAATTCTAGTCCATctatttaaaagtattttaaatCTCCTTCAaaaagtttgcatttgattggATAATTTTTTGTCTAATTACTTTTGACATGGCTCTAGCCTCTAGGGCCTAGGCAGTACAGTCAGATATCACTTACTTATGCATCTCATTTTCCCTCTAAAAAGGTATCAATGTCTTTTCAACCAACTGCCACTTTTAAGTAGTATAAtatgttttattactttttaatatatttagcaAGTAGCTAACACATTCTTCTAACTCATTTATAAGTAgatttcatttcatatttttacttatttttctccacatttttttaaatcaagcTAAGTTAAAGTGAGAGGAATATTTGCCCCGAAACAATTTTGTTCGCCCCGAAATCTGGGACAAAGCAACACATACATTTTGCATCATTTTTTTAGTCTTGACCGCAGTTTCCTCGATTTgccttttgttttctttctttatttctttcaaACATTACTTTATTAGCACATTTCCACATTCAACATACAAACAATTACTATACCCTTTATTATAACTACAAACAATTTCTCTTATCGAAGTGCActtatttgattttaatatGTGGCCTAAACATACTAACATTGTAGACTATGGAATGACACATCCATTTACTACTGATTTTAATCACCAATAGCATTGGGCTTATGGGCTCACTACTTCTAACATAAGCCATACTAATATTGTCATTTAGCccataataattatatatgcaaatatcataaatattacaataaaaataatatcaaaatcaGAGTGGCGCAGCGGAAGCGTGGTGGGCCCATAACCCACAGGTCCCAGGATcgaaacctggctctgatatGAGTAGCTTCTaaatttgatttctttttttattaatttattttatatttttgcagtgtcttaaataaatgaaaaacatttcctttttttattaatttattttatatttttgcagTGTCCCAgattcttttttattaatttattttatatttttgcagtgtcttaaataaatgaaaaacatttcctttttttattaatttattttatatttttgcagtgtcttaaataaatgaaaaacatttccaaagaaaaaaaaattgtaagcAAATGGATGCAATTCCGTAAACATAATTTCTAAATGATTACATAAAGCATAAGATTATAATCTCTTCTTACTAAACTTTAAAGTAAATTTAGTAAAatagttaataaaaaaattaattgaatattatgATTTGAAAGTACCTTAGTTTAATACTCTCTTCCAATATGAATAGTCGTGTTTTTATTACAAATTATTCACAAATATTAGTCATCTTCTATATTAGTACTATCAATCACTATTgctattttagtaattttaggGTATATTATACTTATGTAATCTATTAtcaaaatttatgtaatttaatgtaaatactattaatttcatatttaaatttatgtaatctTCTCGCTCAGAGGGCATCATACATTCATACAACTGTTAGGGCTGGGGAAACGGTTCTCGGTTAAACCTTATTTTTTCGGTTCttggttaaccgagaaccgaaaaAAGAAGGTGAGGGTTCGGTTTCGGTTAGAGGGATTACTCAATTCTCAAACCGAGAACCGATTAACCgcttaattttaatatttaatttaatattttttatatattgattttagaAGAGTAAAAAGGAAAATTGTAAAAGGTTACAAAGTAAAAACCCTACTGTAATCTGGTAAAACCGCCGCTGCATACCCTTCTCTCTCACTGCACCGCTGCTCTCAACGAGGAGGCGACGACTCCGTTTCCATACTCTGCTCTCGACGCCGCTGTTCGAACTTTAAAGCTATCCCTGTAATATGTACACGGTTGAATTTGAGGTTTTGAACTGTTACTATAATACTTTACTTTTCATTATAATTACTTTGAAATTCAACATATCTGCATCATGCATGTAGATTAATCTGCCCATTTAACATAATATACTACCAACTACTTTATAttatcaattttaaattaaaatttatgtaatCTGTTATCAAATTATTGATAggcattaatttttatattacaATTTATGTAATACTATATGTTCCATTTGTTATACTTTGTCATTCTATTAC
Encoded here:
- the LOC121756004 gene encoding uncharacterized protein LOC121756004, with the translated sequence MGNKFLLALLTLSAIFLSLHAEADGSSSADPDPSRSLLQNAEPEGTGADPPLEAEAPAPAEWESRKIGKHHHSSDGSVAGGGVIIGGLVTVAIAAVYCYIRVTRRKRSDNLT